One genomic window of Deinococcus planocerae includes the following:
- a CDS encoding LacI family DNA-binding transcriptional regulator produces MTRPTSRASGVDRTSAPGTRTRRVTHKDVAERAGVSVATVSYVLNGGPRPVSPETRARVQAVIDELEYYPNDVARSLRRRQSRAVGLLIPSITNTFYAEVAHALETSCHREGFVVLLCNSEGEAGREERYVQALRAGRVDGLVVIAHSDPAALLRPILQARLPVVLLEHDVPGVACVAIEEFRGGQVGTEHLLGLGHRRVALLRETPTSALSRERVGGYRAALSQAGIDYDPALVVECGATLAEGHRVTSGLLALPDPPTAVFAHNDLLALGACHAVHQAGLRVPQDVSVVGYDDVASAAYLNPPLTTMRFPKAEMGRRAGELILGALRGEELPARTVTLPVELVVRASTAPPRAKGTSSR; encoded by the coding sequence GTGACCCGACCCACCTCCAGAGCTTCCGGGGTGGACCGGACCTCTGCTCCCGGCACCCGGACCCGCCGCGTGACCCACAAGGACGTGGCCGAGCGGGCGGGCGTGTCGGTGGCGACCGTCTCGTACGTCCTGAACGGCGGGCCGCGCCCGGTGTCGCCCGAGACGCGCGCCCGGGTGCAGGCCGTGATCGACGAACTGGAGTACTACCCGAACGATGTGGCGCGCAGCCTGCGCCGGCGGCAGAGTCGGGCGGTCGGGCTGCTCATCCCCAGCATCACGAACACCTTCTACGCCGAGGTGGCCCACGCGCTCGAAACGTCTTGCCACCGGGAGGGCTTTGTGGTGCTGCTGTGCAACTCCGAGGGCGAGGCGGGGCGCGAGGAGAGGTACGTCCAGGCGCTGCGGGCGGGGCGGGTGGACGGGCTGGTCGTGATTGCGCACTCGGACCCGGCGGCGCTGCTGCGGCCCATCCTCCAGGCCCGGCTTCCGGTCGTCCTCCTCGAACACGACGTGCCCGGCGTGGCGTGCGTCGCCATCGAGGAATTCCGGGGAGGACAGGTCGGCACCGAGCACCTGCTGGGGCTGGGCCACCGCCGCGTCGCCCTGTTGCGGGAGACGCCGACGAGCGCCCTGAGCCGGGAGCGGGTCGGCGGCTACCGGGCGGCGCTCTCGCAGGCGGGCATCGACTACGACCCGGCGCTGGTGGTCGAGTGCGGCGCCACCCTGGCGGAGGGCCACCGGGTGACGAGCGGGTTGCTGGCCCTGCCCGATCCGCCGACTGCGGTGTTCGCCCACAACGACCTGCTCGCCCTGGGGGCCTGCCACGCCGTCCATCAGGCGGGGCTGCGCGTGCCGCAAGACGTCTCGGTGGTGGGCTACGACGACGTTGCCAGCGCCGCCTACCTCAACCCGCCCCTGACGACCATGCGCTTCCCGAAGGCAGAGATGGGACGCCGGGCGGGCGAGCTGATCCTGGGGGCGCTGCGGGGCGAGGAGTTGCCCGCCCGGACGGTGACCCTGCCCGTCGAACTCGTCGTGCGGGCCTCGACGGCGCCGCCGCGGGCGAAAGGCACGTCCTCTCGCTGA
- a CDS encoding TIM barrel protein, with translation MIQVANAPCSWGVIENIEGERGGYATVLDEMHDTGYVGTELGDWGFMPTDPATLSGELSARKLKLLGSWVSVSLHDPDRHARSEAEAVRTARLLAAVGGSQAVVVLGNDPYTDPVRTLNAGRIAPEMGMTESQWEVFAQGANRVAQAVMRETGLRTVFHHHIGTWVETPAEVDCFLSLTDPEVMGLCFDTGHYTFAGGDTVEGLRRYRDRIWHVHFKDQDPGVAERSRREGWDGVTAVGHGVFCELGKGSVDFPAVLRQLGENGYGGWVVVEQDVLPGLGSPAQSARRNREYLRRIGL, from the coding sequence ATGATTCAAGTTGCCAATGCCCCCTGCTCGTGGGGTGTGATCGAGAACATCGAGGGCGAGCGCGGCGGGTACGCCACCGTCCTCGACGAGATGCACGACACCGGCTACGTCGGCACCGAACTGGGCGACTGGGGCTTCATGCCCACCGATCCGGCAACGCTGAGCGGGGAGTTGAGCGCCCGCAAGCTCAAGCTCCTCGGCTCGTGGGTGAGCGTGTCCCTGCACGACCCGGACCGCCACGCCCGGAGCGAGGCCGAGGCCGTCCGTACCGCCCGCCTCCTCGCGGCGGTGGGGGGCTCACAGGCCGTCGTGGTGCTGGGCAATGATCCCTACACCGACCCCGTGCGGACGCTGAACGCGGGCCGCATCGCGCCGGAGATGGGGATGACGGAGAGCCAGTGGGAGGTTTTCGCCCAGGGAGCCAACCGGGTCGCGCAGGCTGTCATGCGGGAGACCGGGCTGCGGACCGTCTTCCACCACCACATCGGGACCTGGGTGGAGACGCCCGCCGAGGTGGACTGCTTCCTGAGCCTGACCGACCCCGAGGTGATGGGGCTGTGCTTCGACACCGGGCACTACACCTTCGCGGGCGGGGACACGGTGGAGGGGCTGCGGCGCTACCGGGACCGCATCTGGCACGTCCACTTCAAGGACCAGGACCCGGGGGTGGCCGAGCGGTCGCGCCGGGAGGGCTGGGACGGCGTGACGGCGGTCGGGCACGGCGTCTTCTGCGAATTGGGGAAGGGAAGCGTGGACTTCCCCGCCGTGCTGAGGCAACTGGGGGAGAACGGCTACGGGGGCTGGGTGGTGGTGGAGCAGGACGTGCTGCCCGGCCTGGGGAGCCCGGCCCAGAGTGCGCGGCGCAACCGCGAGTACCTTCGGCGCATCGGCTTGTGA
- the iolB gene encoding 5-deoxy-glucuronate isomerase, which yields MTGTNHFSTTSDTHPGITPESAGWQYLTFRVEHLGAGETRTGETGGLEMALVPQEGDLTASANGETYTLRRESVFTQLPHVLYLPPGTSYTLTATQDSTYAIGGAPAQGRLPVRLIRPEEIRVELRGGANATRQVSHILGPDLPAERLLLYEVYTPSGNWSGWPPHRHDGRLGSLYIEETYYYRVSPPGGWAVHRNYSPEDGEDELLLARDGDLILSRRGYHPVAAAPGSNVYYLNYMAGEAQGEERSRAPVDEAAWGWMRQDWGGRAMDLPFGAARRGEPLHEAGGQDETLVREDSSQPASEAPPP from the coding sequence GTGACGGGAACGAACCACTTTTCCACGACCTCAGACACGCACCCTGGTATCACCCCCGAGAGCGCCGGGTGGCAGTACCTCACCTTCCGCGTGGAGCACCTGGGGGCGGGCGAGACGCGGACGGGCGAGACGGGCGGGCTGGAGATGGCCCTCGTGCCGCAGGAGGGCGACCTCACCGCTTCAGCGAACGGAGAGACCTACACCCTGCGGCGCGAGAGCGTCTTCACCCAGCTTCCGCACGTGCTGTACCTGCCGCCGGGCACGAGCTACACGCTGACCGCCACGCAGGACAGCACCTACGCGATAGGCGGAGCCCCCGCCCAGGGCCGCTTGCCCGTCCGCCTGATCCGCCCTGAAGAGATTCGGGTGGAACTGCGCGGCGGCGCGAACGCGACCCGGCAGGTGAGCCACATCCTCGGCCCCGACCTCCCCGCCGAGCGCCTGCTGCTGTACGAGGTCTACACGCCCAGCGGGAACTGGAGCGGCTGGCCTCCCCACCGCCACGACGGGCGGCTGGGGTCCCTCTACATCGAGGAGACGTACTACTACCGGGTTTCGCCCCCGGGGGGCTGGGCGGTCCACCGCAACTACAGCCCGGAGGACGGGGAGGACGAACTCCTTCTCGCGCGGGACGGCGACCTGATCCTGTCGCGGCGGGGGTATCACCCGGTGGCCGCCGCGCCGGGCAGCAACGTCTATTACCTCAACTACATGGCGGGGGAGGCGCAGGGTGAGGAGCGCAGCCGAGCGCCCGTGGACGAGGCCGCCTGGGGCTGGATGCGTCAGGACTGGGGGGGCCGGGCGATGGATTTGCCCTTCGGAGCCGCGCGCCGGGGAGAACCCCTTCATGAGGCGGGCGGGCAAGACGAGACGCTGGTCCGGGAGGACTCGTCTCAACCGGCCTCGGAGGCTCCTCCCCCTTGA
- a CDS encoding class II fructose-bisphosphate aldolase, with protein sequence MPYVTDARPLIQAAYREGYALPAFNFCSLEMAKGCVQAAEKAGVPVILQTYPADIEQASAHVLAQTVRALADEVSVPVALHLDHGRGLEMAVGCLRAGYSSVMFDGQDYAFPEVLDLTTRLAEIAHAAGASLEVSAESFGIPGQQNELEATDPDHARGLREAGADMVACAVGSEHGQSSRLDLGLLRAVADAVQGPLVLHGGSGIHPDDVRTALSCGVVKVNIGSALYRAVRKVWSDETPGLTSHRAGYAAVRAAVERTTAPYLELLNPRARVGEVTT encoded by the coding sequence ATGCCCTACGTCACCGACGCTCGCCCGCTGATTCAGGCGGCGTACCGGGAAGGCTACGCGCTGCCCGCCTTCAACTTCTGCTCGCTGGAGATGGCGAAAGGCTGTGTGCAGGCCGCCGAAAAGGCAGGCGTGCCCGTCATCCTCCAGACCTACCCGGCGGATATCGAGCAGGCGAGCGCGCACGTCCTCGCGCAGACCGTCCGCGCCCTCGCCGACGAGGTGAGCGTGCCCGTCGCCCTGCACCTCGACCACGGGCGCGGGCTGGAGATGGCGGTGGGATGCCTGCGCGCCGGGTACTCCTCCGTCATGTTCGACGGGCAGGACTACGCCTTCCCCGAGGTGCTGGACCTCACGACACGGCTTGCCGAGATCGCCCACGCCGCCGGGGCCTCGCTGGAGGTGAGCGCGGAGAGCTTCGGCATTCCGGGGCAACAGAACGAGTTGGAGGCGACCGACCCCGACCACGCCCGGGGGCTCCGCGAAGCGGGGGCGGATATGGTGGCCTGCGCGGTGGGCAGCGAGCACGGGCAGAGTTCGCGGCTGGACCTGGGGTTGCTGCGTGCGGTGGCGGACGCCGTGCAGGGTCCCCTCGTCCTCCACGGCGGGAGCGGCATCCACCCGGACGACGTGCGGACGGCGTTAAGCTGCGGCGTGGTGAAGGTGAACATCGGCAGCGCCCTCTACCGTGCCGTCAGGAAGGTTTGGAGCGACGAGACGCCGGGCCTGACCTCCCACCGGGCCGGGTACGCCGCCGTCCGCGCCGCCGTGGAGCGGACGACCGCCCCATACCTCGAACTCCTCAACCCGCGCGCCCGGGTGGGCGAGGTGACGACGTGA
- the iolC gene encoding 5-dehydro-2-deoxygluconokinase: protein MTDPPQSPTPALITIGRSSIDLYSQDVGKPLPEVRTVGAYLGGSPLNIAVGASRLGVEAALVTAVGDDQVGDFILAGLEREGVSTDYIPRKAGTRTSAVILAMQPPDRFPITFYRDNAADIQLGIDDIQAVPIEEARALVVNGTALSKEPSRSAVLFACERAKAADVPVYLDLDFRANQWHDPRAFGLTIRSLLPGVDVVIGTEEEINAAMLRDPADITIRHNQMTAPEIRGDVAANTAALLSRVSTVVVKEGERGCTVHRAGEAALNVPGFPVEVVSVLGAGDAFAAGLITGRLRGWDWFRSARLGNACGAIVVNRIGCADFTPTQVEVDAFVEEKGGWECPTSPTLAR, encoded by the coding sequence ATGACCGATCCCCCCCAATCCCCAACCCCCGCCCTCATCACCATCGGGCGCAGTTCCATCGACCTGTACTCGCAGGACGTGGGCAAGCCTCTTCCCGAGGTCCGCACGGTCGGCGCCTACCTGGGCGGCAGTCCCCTCAACATCGCGGTCGGCGCCTCCCGGCTGGGCGTGGAGGCGGCCCTCGTCACCGCTGTCGGAGACGACCAGGTAGGTGACTTCATCCTCGCCGGGCTGGAGCGCGAGGGTGTGAGCACCGATTACATCCCGCGCAAGGCGGGCACCCGGACGAGCGCCGTGATCCTCGCCATGCAGCCGCCCGACCGCTTCCCCATCACCTTCTACCGGGACAACGCGGCAGACATTCAACTCGGCATCGACGATATTCAAGCGGTGCCTATCGAAGAGGCCCGGGCTCTCGTCGTCAACGGGACCGCGCTGTCCAAGGAGCCGAGCCGCAGCGCCGTCCTCTTTGCGTGTGAGCGGGCGAAGGCGGCGGATGTGCCCGTGTATCTCGACCTCGATTTCCGGGCGAACCAGTGGCACGACCCGCGCGCCTTCGGGCTGACCATCCGGTCGCTGCTGCCGGGCGTGGACGTGGTGATCGGCACGGAAGAAGAGATCAACGCGGCGATGCTGCGTGACCCTGCCGACATCACCATCCGCCACAACCAGATGACGGCCCCCGAGATTCGCGGCGACGTGGCGGCGAACACGGCGGCGCTGCTGTCCCGCGTGTCCACCGTCGTCGTGAAGGAGGGCGAGCGCGGCTGCACCGTCCACCGGGCGGGGGAGGCGGCGCTCAATGTCCCCGGCTTCCCCGTCGAGGTCGTCAGCGTGCTGGGGGCGGGGGACGCCTTCGCTGCCGGGCTGATCACGGGGCGGCTGCGGGGCTGGGACTGGTTTCGCAGCGCGCGGCTGGGGAATGCCTGCGGGGCCATCGTCGTCAACCGGATCGGCTGCGCAGACTTCACACCCACCCAGGTCGAGGTGGACGCTTTCGTGGAGGAGAAGGGAGGCTGGGAATGCCCTACGTCACCGACGCTCGCCCGCTGA